Below is a window of Lebetimonas sp. JH292 DNA.
TTATTATGATATGGGCGGATGGCTTTCAAGTATGGTTCCAACCGATGAGAGGGAAATAAACGGATGCTATGGGGTTTATTTTATTTTATCAATGGAAGGAAGTAAAATAAATCCTGAAGATGAATTAAGTCAAAATGACAAATGCTGGATTACCGTAAGAGCTTATTTGCCTTCTACAAATCCCATTTATCCATCAGTTACAAAAAAAGTTCCGGCAGCCGTCTGGTATGAAAGGGAAGCATATGATATGTTTGGGATTGTGGCAGAAGGTTTGCCTGATCCAAGAAGACTGGTACTTCCTGATGACTGGCCAGAAGAGATTCATCCTTTAAGAAAAGATGCAATGGATTACAGATACAGGCCCGACGCACTCGCTCCAGAAGATGAGCCTGATTATGAATTTATAACACCGGAAGGTGAAGGCACCGTTGATGTTCCATGGGGGCCTTTGCATATTACAAGTGATGAACCGGGTCATTTCAGGCTTTTTTGCGACGGTGAAACAATTATAGATGCGGATTACAGGTTATATTATCAGCACAGAGGTATGGAAAAGCTTGCCGAAAATAGAATGAATTATGACCAGATGGGGTTTTTGGCTGAAAGGGTATGTGGAATTTGCGGATTTGCACATTCAATCGCCTGTATAGAAGCGGCTGAAAGAGCTGTCGGAATGAACATTCCTTTGCGTGCCCAAGCGATTAGGGCGATGTGTCTTGAAATTGAAAGACTGCATTCACATTTATTAAATATCGGTCTTGCCTGTGAAGTTACGGGTAATGTAACAGCTTTTATGCATATATTTAGAGTTCGTGAATATACGATGCAGCTTGCGGAATTAGTTACAGGAGGCAGAAAAACTTATGGAAACGTAATGGTTGGCGGTGTAAGGCGCGATATGACGGCTGAAGAGATGAAAAAAGCGCTGGAGCTTGTAGATAAAATAGACTCTCTTACAAGAGAAGTCTGGGATGCAGTTATGGAAGATGATGCTCAGATTGCAAGATGGAAAGGTGTTGGAATACTTGATAGAAAAGTTGCAAGGGATTTTTCACCCGTAGGTCCGAATATCAGAGGGAGCGGATTTAAAAGAGATACAAGATACGACCATCCGTATGATATTTTTGAAAAATTGGAATTTGATGTGGCAGTAGAAAACGGATGCGATGTTTTGGCAAGGGAAACCGTAAGATACAAAGAAGTACTGGAATCACTTAAAATTATAAGACAGTGTATTGAATTTATGCCGAACACTTCAATATTTATCAAGCCACAAGATACTATTA
It encodes the following:
- a CDS encoding hydrogenase large subunit, which translates into the protein MVGDKFINRLKQKIKIKDIVRNPEDQIVITVDRNDLPEAVRMLYYDMGGWLSSMVPTDEREINGCYGVYFILSMEGSKINPEDELSQNDKCWITVRAYLPSTNPIYPSVTKKVPAAVWYEREAYDMFGIVAEGLPDPRRLVLPDDWPEEIHPLRKDAMDYRYRPDALAPEDEPDYEFITPEGEGTVDVPWGPLHITSDEPGHFRLFCDGETIIDADYRLYYQHRGMEKLAENRMNYDQMGFLAERVCGICGFAHSIACIEAAERAVGMNIPLRAQAIRAMCLEIERLHSHLLNIGLACEVTGNVTAFMHIFRVREYTMQLAELVTGGRKTYGNVMVGGVRRDMTAEEMKKALELVDKIDSLTREVWDAVMEDDAQIARWKGVGILDRKVARDFSPVGPNIRGSGFKRDTRYDHPYDIFEKLEFDVAVENGCDVLARETVRYKEVLESLKIIRQCIEFMPNTSIFIKPQDTIIKPGAFALGNDEAPRGENIHWVMHGNAQKVFRWRCRAATYNNWPSLRYQFQGNDISDAALIVTSLDPCYSCTERVTVIDVKTKKARIVTQKELKKYAQTLKNSPLKK